The proteins below are encoded in one region of Aspergillus nidulans FGSC A4 chromosome III:
- a CDS encoding citrin (transcript_id=CADANIAT00006277), protein MTMTGVKEAVKESLVGTTVDEPSLSKQVKANFIKHARKDEATGELYMTEADFVDAIAPKHEDYHKIKREHYGILFRVADSRRTGRINIHEWATFENLLAKPDAEYEIAFRLFDTDGTGTVKWETFQKLYNENKTKDSIPFDWNSEWAALYTGKKKTRHDMTYPQFAQMLRGLQGERIRQAFHVFDKDGDGYIEPEEFQRIILETSRHKLSDYVLEHLPSLCNISAGTKISYATVRAFQNVMREMDMIDLIIREATDKSEDGKITRSDFLNAAARLTRFSLFTPMEADILFHFAGLDAPSGRLSQKDFSKVIDASWRIPVAAAEQAITTASGAAHKAADAGKSMLHGVLESVHHFALGSLAGAFGAFMVYPIDLVKTRMQNQRSSRVGERLYNNSIDCARKVIRNEGFTGLYSGVIPQLIGVAPEKAIKLTVNDLVRGYFAGKQNGKLKTWQEVLAGGSAGACQVVFTNPLEIVKIRLQVQGEIAKNAGVEGAAPRRSALWIVRNLGLVGLYKGASACLLRDVPFSAIYFPTYSHLKSDFFGESRTHKLGVVQLLTAGAIAGMPAAYLTTPCDVIKTRLQVEARKGEKAYTGLRHAAVTIFRDEGFKAFFKGGPARILRSSPQFGFTLAAYEVLQKWLPMPGSEHDVSPTGQVEPGVGVPVAKEPLPYLRSRNALKLILDLDENIGRLPIPDKERWPKFMRPAAGAEK, encoded by the exons ATGACCATGACAGGCGTgaaggaagctgtcaaaGAGTCCTTGGTCGGCACTACCGTCGACGAGCCGTCCCTGTCCAAGCAGGTCAAGGCCAACTTCATCAAGCACGCCCGCAAGGATGAGGCCACTGGTGAGCTGTACATGACTGAAGCAGACTTCGTCGACGCGATCGCTCCCAAACATGAAGATTAC CATAAAATCAAGCGTGAACACTACGGAATCCTCTTCAGAGTCGCAGACAGTCGCCGGACCGGCCGAATCAACATTCACGAATGGGCTACCTTCGAGAACCTGCTTGCGAAACCTGACGCCGAATACGAGATCGCCTTCCGACTTTTCGATACTGACGGAACGGGGACGGTCAAGTGGGAGACCTTCCAGAAGCTATACAATGAGAACAAGACGAAAGACAGCATACCCTTTGATTGGAACTCCGAGTGGGCGGCGTTGTAtacagggaagaagaagacccgGCATGATATGACATACCCCCAGTTCGCGCAGATGCTTCGAGGCCTGCAAGGCGAGCGCATCCGACAAGCCTTCCATGTGTTTGACAAGGACGGCGACGGGTACATCGAGCCGGAGGAATTCCAGCGTATCATCCTTGAGACGTCGAGACACAAGCTGTCGGACTATGTGCTGGAGCATCTTCCGAGCCTGTGCAACATCTCCGCGGGAACGAAGATTTCGTATGCCACCGTGCGTGCCTTCCAGAATGTTATGCGGGAGATGGACATGATTGATTTAATTATTCGCGAGGCGACGGATAAGAGTGAGGATGGTAAGATCACGCGCTCGGATTTCCTGAACGCCGCGGCGCGTCTGACGCGGTTTTCGCTGTTCACGCCGATGGAGGCGGATATCCTGTTCCACTTTGCTGGGCTTGACGCGCCGTCTGGGCGTCTTTCCCAAAAGGATTTCTCCAAGGTCATTGATGCCTCATGGCGCATTCctgttgccgccgccgagCAGGCTATTACCACTGCTTCCGGTGCTGCGCACAAGGCCGCTGATGCCGGGAAATCCATGCTTCACGGTGTCTTGGAGTCTGTCCACCATTTCGCTCTTGGCAGTTTGGCTGGTGCTTTTGGCGCGTTCATGGTCTACCCCATTGACCTTGTCAAGACGCGTATGCAGAACCAGCGATCCAGCCGTGTTGGTGAGAGACTGTACAATAACTCGATTGACTGCGCGCGCAAGGTCATCCGGAACGAGGGTTTCACCGGTCTGTACTCGGGTGTTATTCCTCAGCTGATCGGTGTTGCTCCGGAGAAGGCGATCAAGCTCACCGTCAACGATCTCGTCCGTGGATATTTCGCTGGCAAGCAGAACGGCAAGCTCAAGAcctggcaggaggttctCGCTGGTGGTTCCGCGGGCGCTTGCCAAGTT GTCTTCACTAACCCCCTTGAGATCGTCAAGATTCGCCTTCAAGTCCAAGGTGAAATTGCGAAAAACGCCGGCGTGGAAGGTGCTGCGCCTCGCCGCTCCGCCCTCTGGATTGTCAGGAACCTCGGTCTCGTCGGCCTTTACAAGGGCGCCAGTGCCTGTCTCCTCCGTGACgtccccttctccgccatctACTTTCCCACCTACTCGCATCTGAAATCCGACTTCTTCGGCGAGTCCCGCACACACAAGCTCGGCGTGGTGCAGCTGCTAACTGCTGGCGCTATTGCTGGTATGCCCGCCGCGTACCTGACGACACCCTGTGACGTAATCAAGACCCGGCTGCAGGTCGAAGCGCGCAAGGGCGAAAAGGCATACACCGGTCTCCGCCATGCCGCTGTCACAATATTTAGGGACGAGGGTTTCAAGGCGTTCTTCAAGGGCGGACCAGCTCGTATCTTGCGTTCGTCGCCGCAATTTGGCTTCACGCTCGCTGCGTACGAGGTTCTGCAGAAGTGGCTGCCTATGCCGGGGTCTGAACATGATGTTTCACCGACGGGTCAGGTGGAGCCTGGTGTGGGCGTTCCAGTTGCCAAGGAGCCGCTGCCTTATctgaggagcagaaatgcGCTCAAGCTTATTCTGGATCTCGACGAGAATATTGGCCGCCTGCCGATCCCCGATAAGGAGCGGTGGCCGAAGTTCATGAGGCCTGCTGCAGGTGCTGAAAAATAA
- a CDS encoding DUF5321 domain-containing protein (transcript_id=CADANIAT00006278) codes for MNSTRLFLRVRPSATSKTTTPTALLSPAHPRRTPSTHFQACSYGTRLTTEHLPKIAQPSLWTSLIPKSFRNRSPSTSPASSPKTKEWNPASFYIIIFILIGSQAIRMIALKNEYNSYLRSTDAKIRLLKEVIGKIQRGEEVDVEKMLGTGDARVEREWDEVLKEIEREDSLWHQKQKRAAEDKAKEEARQRTARRNERPASFSQLFPASSQTCSPPEQRDCGGMGTAMARADRKLAEWDSSAQSSLR; via the exons ATGAACTCAACACGCCTTTTTCTGCGCGTACGACCAAGCGCTACCTCAAAAACCACCACTCCCACCGCACTTCTCTCCCCAGCACACCCCCGACGAACACCATCAACCCACTTCCAAGCATGTTCTTACGGAACGCGCCTAACAACCGAGCACCTTCCCAAGATCGCACAACCGTCACTCTGGACCTCGTTAATTCCGAAGTCTTTCCGGAACCGCTCCCCATCCACATCACCAGCGTCATCTCCGAAAACAAAAGAATGGAATCCAGCGTCCTTctatatcatcatcttcatcctgaTCGGCTCGCAAGCAATCCGGATGATTGCACTCAAGAACGAATACAATTCCTATTTGCGCAGCACAGATGCGAAGATTAGGCTTTTGAAAGAGGTCATTGGGAAGATACAGCggggagaggaggtggacGTTGAAAAGATGTTGGGAACTGGCGATGCGAGGGTTGAGCGGGAGTGGGATGAGG TTTTGAAAGAAATTGAACGCGAAGACTCGCTATGGCATCAGAAGCAAAAGCGGGCAGCGGAAGATAAagcgaaagaagaagcgcgg CAAAGGACAGCCAGACGAAACGAAAGGCCAGCTTCTTTTAGCCAGCTATTCCCGGCATCCTCGCAGACATGTTCGCCACCAGAGCAAAGAGACTGCGGTGGAATGGGGACGGCCATGGCTCGCGCCGATAGAAAGTTAGCGGAATGGGACTCATCGGCGCAATCATCACTGCGTTAA
- a CDS encoding separase bimB (transcript_id=CADANIAT00006279) — MAVTSFPADSLASMESVKQTVRSTSTCSAATVLSLQTLFRSAGEMETTLRRTARGTKATATNATASSRAKTTRTKSTSTSTTRTKTPAQDVSTFTSTSASLADTRLSNQEKLVLATEVFNSTLKTLSDAVKTVMSISKEKKDASPTKRGTTTKGRVKTSQPDLTDNENGVSAVAECARLSLSCLRMLRTDAMVDGGLPNLQLEQGACVLAGRLLALGLNDAAYKELRGLKRRIQSYLEELPSGRKRTGRKDAEDGEETAKERMSDLLSFSDIANARSIHGLLVSFQSNALRLIAAEKRPATVQKLVPSLQLTDESSPANVIMASIDSGALTKDKAAVQLQLLSSTVLSLSASGASTGKERLRPSIVLSLQLLALEIRCMSWKLSGHACEDNKEMWDPLARYIGAFAQATKSIEKAEFAVIYKNIVRLQSAFSKTQNCATRSTDNLSVARIATILGQLAQDAGCFDEALQLFTESLNPLSSSQCLGMATVRCKIAALHFQAFKSSVKLPGDVSDAVSQATAALSISLKGSSHDLDELLVQAAKLKKLAMGWFGDLISKGQGSQCENVVFPRICEFLSSFVRFLRRYIGRRPENDELNDREIFQKRIDAAQNIVLAAVDSTIAIGKLSVMSQRPAWEETVSTLLDCQRLLATIEPFDEVDVATADSIDQALAGKNARELLPLLKQSAYLLSGCSPSQRATGFAPLKYERLAHTYIEGNMVSEAEVAFRQSITDHIAAGALDKIASSTDGCFPHQMNQDPKRSGFTLGRVLSAYLKVKLRNKRSAVNEIFDDETLPSVQRGHVLEWQLGILTEIHGTSNNDNVFRSVFAEVATRLFKVYPAEQHPVRRLRVLLSGLRFALEQPGFLDSSLLQRFADEGRKGLDDDDYQDDDDIKSLAVYLKNSVRLTLGLQQGSLGPEELELIVSTWTSILRFCHDLKSLVACVGNVEYFLLQMKAVVDYTEIHGLWKFQLSTLELVLRVTELHGAGTFSEAIIVLSRLVLQYCRMGFCIKAHSLLSRADGYIANHEVSCLARLSYELARVGFLLETGDNQKAATVLSTARMIYEKHQATEDLDACSVLTKISWERLVADAAFMSSRLSFAQGSIKDALYFAKLSVRLNCRIWAKVEKLAQKKQEKAVVGDSSELEIVVEGMAKLEVSQTSSTYSQGAPFWPHIGSHHSSLLHLANLSAHHGLFQDAIYYGEQALKINKSLNANVRLIASQAHLGSHWILGGHISEGQQLLASAKALSDKLGSSIELVSLRLSLAALHRVEGDYRNEYRTLREAEKLLGGLFESQADSADIPDLEEKMDKLRVRPKSRSTRQPATTATRRTRSATTSARSTPKPPQSVEATNASNTLLQMKSEILLQQAASLRAQREFEAASTLLSDARKFAVTRNSRISVHLGESEHLLADAIRNFANHAVYCVLPESTISLPSLEPKAASESSSKSATRKTRAPTRGTRTKAQAATEDFSVMLSKAGDCLNGIFDTATQLGSTLDSHSASRLMSRISMLSHVTASPNHILWPHSPANMNEVGRIGAFARERAAIRIDKRLADYCDPLLWPRSELESEGVSPDFTKEYVDILPDNWNVLSLSLSADRAEFVVSRLHRGCSPFLLRLPLRRGNSEDEEEQFTFEDGRDEMKELIRLANESAHAAKLQVDRQMKKEWWKNREALDRRMENLLQNIENVWFGGFRGIFSPIPLCEKSLARFASAFENILENHLPSRRKGSRAQGPKLTLHPNVLELFVGVKGLDDQEDPEDTLMDLLYFVVDILQFQGERNAYDEVDFDMMVVETLDAVRAYHEAAKDQATQRPNNTVLVLDKSLHLFPWESLPCLQGLPVCRVPSLECLRDRVLHLRSGKQSALSIDRRNGTYILNPTGDLKTTQETFEKDLSSLKGWTGMVNRQPTEDEFKDSLQSKSLFLYFGHGSGAQYIRGRTVKRLDRCAVAFLMGCSSGTLTEAGEYEPYGTPMNYLQAGSPALVATLWDVTDKDIDRFAKATFEHWGLIGNGHRGNEGIGEAGVALDAAVSQSRGACVLKYLNGAAPVVYGVPGVFLH; from the exons ATGGCGGTTACATCCTTCCCGGCCGATTCTCTTGCTTCAATGGAATCGGTGAAGCAGACGGTGCGCTCGACGTCAACATGCTCAGCTGCCACCGTGTTGTCACTCCAAACACTCTTCCGAAGTGCAGGGGAGATGGAAACAACGTTGAGGAGGACCGCACGAGGCACGAAAGCCACGGCTACGAATGCGACGGCGTCATCGCGGGCGAAGACTACGCGGACGAAATCGACAAGCACGAGCACCACAAGAACGAAAACGCCAGCCCAGGATGTTAGCACCTTTACAAGTACGAGTGCGAGCCTTGCGGACACACGGCTTTCAAATCAAGAAAAATTAGTTCTTGCTACAGAAGTGTTCAATTCCACGCTGAAGACGCTTTCAGATGCGGTGAAGACGGTTATGTCCATCtcgaaagaaaagaaggatgcGAGTCCCACGAAACGCGGCACTACCACGAAAGGTCGGGTGAAAACGAGCCAACCCGACTTAACGGATAATGAGAACGGTGTGTCGGCGGTAGCAGAGTGTGCACGGTTATCCCTCTCATGTCTCAGGATGTTGAGAACGGATGCTATGGTGGACGGAGGATTGCCAAATCTGCAGCTTGAGCAGGGCGCTTGTGTGCTGGCAGGCAGGTTGCTGGCTCTCGGGCTGAATGATGCGGCGTATAAAGAGTTGAGAGGACTTAAGAGGAGGATTCAGAGTTATCTCGAAGAACTCCCgtcagggaggaagaggacgggAAGGAAGGATGCTGAGGACGGGGAGGAGACAGCGAAGGAGCGGATGTCGGACCTTTTATCGTTCTCGGATATTGCGAATGCTCGGTCGATACACGGTCTACTGGTTTCGTTCCAATCGAATGCCTTGCGTCTTATCGCTGCAGAGAAGCGACCGGCTACGGTGCAGAAGCTCGTGCCTTCGTTGCAGCTGACGGACGAGAGCAGTCCAGCGAATGTGATAATGGCATCAATTGACTCGGGGGCGCTCACCAAGGATAAAGCCGCGGTTCAGCTTCAACTGTTATCGAGTACCGTTTTGTCTCTATCCGCATCTGGTGCCAGCACTGGCAAGGAGCGGTTAAGGCCAAGTATAGTACTCAGTCTACAGCTTCTAGCCTTAGAGATTCGATGCATGTCCTGGAAGCTCTCAGGGCATGCCTGCGAGGATAACAAGGAGATGTGGGACCCACTGGCCAGATATATCGGAGCTTTTGCGCAGGCGACTAAAAGTATCGAGAAAGCCGAATTCGCAGTGATCTACAAGAACATTGTCCGGCTACAGTCTGCTTTTTCAAAGACGCAGAACTGTGCAACGCGATCTACGGATAATTTATCAGTGGCCCGAATTGCTACTATTCTGGGACAACTCGCTCAAGACGCCGGGTGTTTTGATGAAGCCTTACAGCTCTTTACGGAATCTCTCAACCCACTCTCGAGTAGCCAATGCCTGGGGATGGCTACTGTTCGGTGCAAGATTGCGGCACTCCATTTCCAAGCCTTTAAATCATCCGTGAAACTACCGGGCGATGTCTCAGATGCCGTTTCTCAAGCGACAGCCGCCCTCAGTATATCGCTAAAGGGCAGTTCTCACGATCTGGATGAATTGCTGGTTCAGGCGGctaagctgaagaagctcgccATGGGCTGGTTTGGAGATCTAATATCTAAGGGCCAGGGTTCACAATGCGAGAACGTCGTCTTTCCGCGCATATGCGAATTCCTCAGCAGCTTTGTCCGCTTCTTGCGTCGGTATATTGGGCGGCGACCTGAAAATGACGAATTGAACGACCGAGAGATATTCCAGAAACGAATCGATGCGGCGCAAAATATTGTACTTGCGGCAGTAGACTCAACCATAGCGATCGGCAAGTTATCAGTCATGTCACAACGCCCGGCATGGGAAGAGACAGTTTCTACTCTGCTCGATTGCCAGCGCCTCCTCGCGACAATTGAGCCTTTTGACGAGGTCGACGTAGCTACCGCCGATTCTATTGACCAGGCCTTA gctGGCAAAAATGCTCGCGAACTTCTGCCACTGCTCAAGCAATCTGCCTACTTGCTCTCTGGATGCTCCCCTTCTCAGCGGGCGACTGGTTTCGCTCCACTTAAGTATGAGCGGCTTGCGCATACGTATATTGAGGGCAACATGGTCTCTGAGGCCGAGGTTGCCTTTCGTCAATCCATCACTGACCATATTGCTGCCGGGGCCCTGGACAAAATTGCCTCAAGCACGGACGGATGCTTTCCTCACCAGATGAACCAAGATCCGAAGAGAAGCGGATTCACGCTTGGGCGCGTGCTTTCTGCTTATTTGAAGGTGAAATTACGGAACAAGAGGTCCGCGGTGAATGAGatctttgatgatgagacGCTGCCATCTGTGCAGCGCGGCCATGTCCTGGAGTGGCAGCTTGGTATCCTAACTGAGATACACGGCACTTCAAACAATGATAACGTCTTCCGATCAGTTTTCGCAGAGGTTGCGACTAGGCTTTTTAAAGTGTATCCAGCCGAGCAGCATCCTGTTCGACGACTACGTGTTCTGCTTTCTGGATTACGGTTTGCTCTGGAACAACCGGGATTCTTGGATTCGTCCTTGCTGCAGCGATTTGCGGATgagggaaggaaaggactggacgatgatgactaccaggatgacgacgatatCAAGTCGTTGGCTGTCTACCTGAAGAACTCCGTTCGTCTCACACTCGGCCTTCAACAGGGTAGCCTAGGACCAGAAGAACTGGAGTTGATCGTCTCAACGTGGACCTCAATCTTACGGTTCTGTCATGATCTGAAGTCACTTGTGGCGTGCGTCGGCAATGTGGAATACTTCCTTCTTCAAATGAAAGCTGTTGTCGACTATACGGAAATCCATGGTCTATGGAAGTTCCAGTTATCTACTCTCGAATTGGTCTTGCGTGTTACTGAGCTGCACGGAGCTGGCACATTCTCTGAAGCTATAATAGTTCTGTCCCGGCTAGTTCTTCAGTATTGCCGAATGGGATTCTGTATCAAGGCGCATTCCCTGTTGAGTCGGGCGGACGGCTATATCGCGAACCATGAAGTGTCTTGTCTGGCGCGGTTATCGTACGAACTTGCCCGCGTTGGATTCCTTCTTGAGACGGGCGACAACCAGAAAGCGGCGACTGTTCTTtcgacagcgaggatgatATATGAGAAGCATCAGGCAACAGAGGATTTGGATGCCTGCTCGGTGTTGACGAAGATTTCATGGGAGCGACTAGTTGCTGATGCAGCGTTCATGAGCTCGCGCCTGTCATTTGCTCAAGGCTCAATCAAAGATGCTTTGTACTTCGCTAAGCTGTCAGTCAGGTTGAACTGCAGAATCTGGGCCAAggtcgagaagcttgctcagaagaaacaagagaaGGCCGTTGTCGGGGACAGTTCGGAACTCGAGATTGTTGTCGAGGGAATGGCGAAGCTTGAGGTTTCGCAAACATCTTCCACTTATTCCCAAGGTGCCCCGTTCTGGCCCCATATTGGATCACATCACAGCTCGTTACTACATCTCGCGAACTTATCTGCACACCATGGCTTATTCCAGGATGCCATATACTATGGGGAGCAAGCGTTGAAGATTAACAAGTCACTGAATGCTAACGTGCGCTTAATTGCTTCACAAGCGCATCTTGGCTCTCACTGGATCCTTGGCGGACATATCTCTGAGGGTCAGCAACTCCTTGCCTCTGCCAAGGCACTATCCGATAAACTAGGGAGCAGCATTGAGCTTGTTTCATTACGACTGAGCCTGGCTGCTCTTCATAGGGTGGAGGGAGATTACCGCAACGAATATCGCACCCTTCGGGAGGCCGAGAAACTCCTGGGTGGGTTGTTTGAGAGCCAGGCGGATTCAGCAGACATTCCTGACttagaggagaagatggacaaATTACGAGTTCGACCGAAGAGTAGATCAACCAGGCAACCCGCAACAACTGCAACCAGAAGAACCCGCAGTGCAACGACATCCGCCCGAAGCACACCTAAACCGCCACAGAGCGTCGAAGCCACGAATGCTTCAAATACGCTACTTCAGATGAAGAGCGAGATTCTTCTGCAACAGGCTGCGTCTTTACGTGCACAACGGGAGTTTGAAGCAGCCTCGACCTTGCTGAGCGACGCTAGAAAGTTTGCTGTGACGAGAAATAGCAGAATATCGGTGCATCTTGGAGAAAGTGAGCACCTGCTCGCGGATGCCATTCGAAACTTTGCCAACCATGCGGTATACTGCGTTCTTCCGGAGTCAACCATCTCATTGCCGTCTTTGGAACCTAAGGCCGCATCGGAGAGCTCCAGCAAATCCGCGACACGCAAAACGAGGGCACCTACCCGGGGAACGCGTACCAAGGCTCAAGCGGCAACAGAAGACTTTTCTGTCATGCTATCTAAGGCCGGTGACTGTCTGAACGGCATCTTCGACACTGCTACCCAGCTAGGGTCTACTCTGGATAGCCACTCTGCCTCACGACTCATGAGCCGCATCTCAATGCTGTCTCATGTCACTGCGTCGCCGAACCACATTTTGTGGCCGCACTCTCCTGCGAACATGAACGAGGTTGGTCGCATTGGTGCGTTTGCGAGAGAACGTGCCGCTATACGTATAGACAAGCGGCTCGCTGATTATTGTGATCCGCTGTTGTGGCCACGTTCCGAACTGGAGTCAGAAGGCGTGAGTCCTGATTTCACCAAAGAGTATGTCGACATACTTCCTGACAATTGGAATGTTTTGTCTCTGTCCTTGAGCGCAGATCGGGCCGAGTTTGTTGTCTCGCGTTTGCACCGAGGCTGCTCTCCATTCCTCCTGCGGCTTCCGCTTAGACGCGGAAACtcggaagatgaggaggagcaatTTACATtcgaggatggaagagatgaGATGAAGGAACTTATCCGCCTGGCTAATGAGAGTGCTCACGCTGCAAAGTTGCAAGTTGACcgccagatgaagaaggaatggTGGAAAAATCGCGAAGCGCTTGACCGCAGAATGGAGAACCTGCTGCAGAACATCGAGAACGTTTGGTTTGGAGGATTCAGGGGGATCTTCTCCCCCATCCCGCTTTGTGAAAAGTCGCTCGCACGGTTTGCGAGCGCTTTTGAGAATATTCTAGAAAATCATCTCCCCTCAAGACGAAAGGGGAGTCGGGCACAGGGGCCAAAGTTAACGCTGCATCCTAATGTTTTAGAATTGTTTGTTGGAGTAAAGGGCTTGGATGACCAAGAAGATCCGGAGGACACGTTGATGGACCTTCTCTACtttgttgttgatattctgCAATTTCAGGGTGAGCGCAATGCGTACGATGAGGTCGACTTTGATATGATGGTCGTTGAGACGCTCGATGCCGTCCGGGCATATCATGAGGCGGCCAAAGACCAGGCCACGCAGCGACCGAACAATACTGTGCTCGTTTTGGACAAGTCTTTACATTTGTTTCCGTGGGAATCTCTACCGTGTCTACAAGGACTGCCTGTCTGCCGAGTTCCATCCCTGGAGTGTCTCCGTGATCGAGTTTTGCACTTGCGCTCCGGGAAACAGAGCGCTCTCAGTATCGATCGACGCAACGGCACGTACATTCTCAACCCTACGGGCGACCTAAAGACAACTCAGGAGACTTTCGAGAAAGATCTATCCAGTCTTAAAGGCTGGACAGGCATGGTCAATCGGCAGCCTACAGAAGACGAATTCAAAGATAGCCTTCAGTCCAAGAGTCTCTTCCTTTACTTTGGCCACGGAAGCGGCGCACAGTACATCCGCGGCCGAACCGTCAAACGGCTCGACCGATGCGCTGTGGCATTTCTCATGGGCTGCAGCAGTGGCACTCTTACCGAAGCCGGCGAATACGAGCCCTACGGAACGCCGATGAACTACCTGCAGGCGGGATCTCCGGCGTTGGTGGCTACGCTATGGGACGTTACGGACAAGGACATTGACCGGTTCGCGAAGGCGACCTTTGAGCATTGGGGGCTGATAGGAAATGGACACCGTGGGAATGAGGGGattggagaggctggagTGGCTCTGGATGCGGCGGTTTCGCAGTCGCGAGGGGCATGCGTGTTGAAGTACTTGAATGGCGCGGCGCCGGTGGTTTATGGCGTTCCAGGAGTTTTCCTACACTAG
- a CDS encoding S-formylglutathione hydrolase (transcript_id=CADANIAT00006280) yields MSVTTKATIASFGGKLLKLSHAAKSTNCEMAFNLYLPPQAYKTPSQKLPLLIYLSGLTCTGDNCSEKGFFQHGASKKGIAVLYPDTSPRGLNIPGENDTWDFGTGAGFYVNATKEPYNKGYNMYTYITEELPATVFEAFPQIDSSRVSITGHSMGGHGALTLFLRNPGKYKSVSAFAPISNPINCAWGQKAFGGYLGEENKEKWKEHDATELVKGWAGKNVDILIDVGTGDNFYKQGQLLPENLEKAAKEAGVTGINVRYQPDYDHSYYTMATFSDDHVEHAAKYLFA; encoded by the exons ATGTCTGTCACAACCAAAGCCACAATTGCCTCCTTTGGCGGcaagcttctcaagctcagccaTGCCGCCAAATCCACAAATTGCGAGATGGCCTTCAACCTGTACCTCCCACCACAGGCATACAAGACACCCAGCCAGAAGCTGCCGTTGCTGATTTACCTGTCCGGTTTGACCTGCACGGGAGACAATTGCTCTGAGAAGGGCTTTTTCCAGCACGGCGCCTCCAAGAAGGGCATTGCCGTGCTGTACCCAGACACGAGCCCTC GCGGACTCAATATCCCCGGTGAAAACGACACCTGGGACTTTGGCACCGGCGCGGGCTTCTACGTCAACGCCACCAAAGAGCCCTACAACAAAGGGTACAACATGTACACCTACATTACAGAGGAACTGCCCGCCACTGTCTTCGAGGCCTTCCCGCAGATCGACTCTTCCCGTGTCAGTATTACGGGCCACAGCATGGGCGGGCACGGGGCGCTGACGCTCTTCTTGCGCAATCCGGGCAAGTATAAGAGTGTCTCTGCGTTTGCGCCGATCTCAAACCCGATCAATTGCGCGTGGGGGCAGAAGGCGTTTGGTGGATATCTcggagaagagaataaggAGAAGTGGAAGGAGCATGACGCAACTGAGTTGGTGAAGGGATGGGCAGGGAAGAATGTGGATATCCTGATTGATGTG GGAACCGGCGACAACTTCTACAAACAAGGCCAGCTCCTTCCCGAGAACCTGGAAAAGGCTGCCAAGGAGGCTGGCGTGACGGGCATCAATGTCCGGTACCAGCCGGACTATGACCACAGTTATTACACCATGGCGACGTTTTCGGATGATCATGTGGAGCATGCGGCCAAGTATCTCTTTGCCTAG
- a CDS encoding uncharacterized protein (transcript_id=CADANIAT00006281) codes for MYRTKPKLSVSIAATQRPSLSLSIKSPGPLQQVHSPRSPHPSSPAPSKRFSTLQVPTSTPSYVNTCSAKSILKKPTATGPSGAANKKIQFRGSPTVHCITPIENTDEYYGSYRKLSKDERRWMVRD; via the coding sequence ATGTACCGCACCAAGCCTAAGCTTTCTGTCTCCATCGCTGCCACCCAGAGGCCCTCACTCTCGCTGTCTATCAAGTCCCCTGGGCCTTTGCAACAAGTCCATTCGCCTCGAAGCCCGCATCCGTCCAGCCCTGCACCCTCAAAGCGGTTCTCAACACTGCAAGTCCCAACCTCAACACCCAGCTACGTCAACACATGCTCCGCCAAGAGTATTCTCAAGAAACCAACGGCAACGGGGCCGTCAGGGGCCGCAAACAAGAAGATCCAGTTCCGGGGCTCGCCGACAGTTCACTGTATTACGCCCATTGAGAACACGGACGAGTATTACGGGAGTTATCGGAAGTTGAGCAAAGATGAGCGGAGGTGGATGGTTCGAGATTGA